One genomic region from Leptolyngbyaceae cyanobacterium JSC-12 encodes:
- a CDS encoding protein translocase subunit secF (IMG reference gene:2510094514~PFAM: Protein export membrane protein; SecD/SecF GG Motif~TIGRFAM: protein-export membrane protein, SecD/SecF family; protein-export membrane protein SecF) — protein MKLQVIRQRKLWWAISSAVILAGIVAMIISWQRYGAPLRPSLDFVGGTRLQFELDCPKVNNCEQPVDIAAAREVLAVEGLGGSTIQAITDRTDKQVGVTIRTSPLSGEQRTRLQSALSEKLGGFDITKTQIDTVGPVIGQQLLSSGLIALLVAFVGITIYLSLRFQLDYAVFSLVALLHDVLITTGIFAILGLVFGTEVDSLFIVALLTIVGFSVNDTVVIYDRIRETSTLTPERHINDIVDEAVNQTLTRSINTTLTTLLSLISIVLFGGETLKNFALALIIGFAAGAYSSIFIASTLLALWRERTGKAYAASTASPVMGDGIPHSDKA, from the coding sequence ATGAAGCTTCAAGTCATTCGGCAGCGAAAACTCTGGTGGGCAATTTCCTCCGCGGTCATCCTGGCAGGCATCGTTGCCATGATAATTTCCTGGCAGCGGTATGGTGCGCCCCTACGCCCCAGTCTAGATTTTGTTGGTGGAACTCGCCTTCAATTTGAACTGGATTGCCCCAAAGTCAACAATTGTGAGCAACCCGTTGATATTGCCGCTGCGCGTGAAGTGTTGGCAGTAGAAGGACTGGGTGGCAGCACGATTCAAGCCATTACGGATCGGACAGATAAACAAGTAGGGGTGACAATCCGCACTTCACCCTTGTCTGGAGAGCAGCGCACTCGACTACAATCAGCGTTGAGCGAGAAACTAGGTGGGTTCGATATTACGAAAACTCAGATCGATACCGTAGGGCCAGTGATTGGGCAACAGCTACTCAGTTCTGGACTCATAGCACTGTTGGTAGCGTTTGTGGGTATCACGATTTACCTCAGCTTACGATTCCAGTTGGATTATGCCGTTTTCTCCCTGGTCGCCTTGCTGCATGATGTTTTGATTACCACCGGGATTTTTGCCATTTTGGGGCTGGTCTTCGGAACCGAAGTTGACTCATTATTTATTGTGGCGTTGCTCACGATAGTTGGTTTTTCGGTCAATGACACGGTTGTAATTTACGATCGCATCCGCGAAACGAGCACGCTCACCCCTGAACGGCACATTAACGATATTGTGGATGAAGCCGTCAACCAAACTCTGACTCGCTCCATCAACACAACCCTGACAACTTTGCTTAGTTTGATTTCGATCGTACTCTTCGGCGGTGAAACTCTAAAGAACTTTGCACTGGCATTGATCATCGGCTTTGCAGCCGGAGCGTATTCTAGCATCTTTATTGCCAGCACTTTACTAGCCCTCTGGCGAGAACGCACAGGTAAAGCCTATGCTGCTTCAACAGCTTCACCTGTGATGGGGGATGGCATTCCTCATTCTGACAAAGCATGA
- a CDS encoding hypothetical protein (IMG reference gene:2510094515), protein MKQPSDQPVSSTTVESDPIFAQQVERLHSLTVGGRWVFAGFLWLTVGTLSIWGLRYPISLMLEYFTWASVYYGLHFHPLPALGLFFCVAVTTSILVWQSRNILFGLPKRDRRRLEEYVLRIRKQGPSHPLWKYVCQESGMGHREV, encoded by the coding sequence ATGAAGCAACCGTCGGATCAACCAGTTTCTTCCACTACTGTTGAGTCTGATCCAATCTTTGCTCAGCAGGTTGAACGCTTACATTCTCTGACAGTGGGTGGACGCTGGGTATTTGCAGGGTTTCTTTGGCTAACCGTTGGGACGTTGAGTATATGGGGGTTGCGCTACCCGATTTCGCTTATGTTGGAGTATTTCACCTGGGCATCGGTTTACTACGGGTTGCACTTTCACCCCCTTCCAGCGCTTGGTTTATTTTTTTGTGTTGCGGTAACCACATCAATTTTGGTATGGCAAAGTCGAAATATCCTGTTTGGATTACCAAAACGGGATCGGCGACGTCTGGAGGAATACGTACTACGCATCCGCAAACAAGGACCCAGTCACCCTCTATGGAAGTATGTGTGTCAGGAATCAGGCATGGGGCATCGAGAAGTGTAA
- a CDS encoding holliday junction resolvasome, endonuclease subunit (IMG reference gene:2510094516~PFAM: Crossover junction endodeoxyribonuclease RuvC~TIGRFAM: crossover junction endodeoxyribonuclease RuvC), producing MTDSIDLLDCVILGIDPAIASIGFGAIRGSQALDYGVISTTANIPMHERLSQIRNDVRDLCTMLKPDVVALEMPFFGRENTNANKVLRAMGVIELTLGDCGLTNFIFLHQSQVKAAVAQYGATKFEIKQAVMHIFGLPAPPTPDDSADGLAIAYAAQCGARANVA from the coding sequence ATGACTGATTCCATTGATTTATTGGATTGCGTAATCTTGGGCATTGATCCGGCGATCGCCAGTATTGGATTTGGCGCAATTCGGGGTAGCCAGGCGCTAGATTATGGGGTCATCAGCACTACCGCTAACATTCCCATGCATGAACGGCTCAGTCAAATTCGAAATGATGTCCGAGATCTGTGTACCATGCTCAAGCCTGATGTTGTGGCACTGGAAATGCCCTTTTTTGGACGGGAAAATACCAACGCTAACAAAGTCTTGCGAGCGATGGGCGTCATTGAACTGACATTAGGCGATTGCGGCTTGACCAACTTTATTTTTCTGCACCAATCTCAGGTAAAAGCAGCAGTTGCCCAGTATGGAGCCACCAAGTTTGAAATTAAACAGGCTGTGATGCATATTTTTGGCTTACCAGCCCCACCTACTCCAGACGATAGCGCCGATGGACTGGCGATCGCATACGCGGCTCAGTGTGGTGCCCGAGCAAATGTTGCGTGA
- a CDS encoding periplasmic component of amino acid ABC-type transporter/signal transduction system (IMG reference gene:2510094517~PFAM: Bacterial extracellular solute-binding proteins, family 3), producing the protein MHRWSFRILAGLVAIALVSCGDSPQTGDGKPSGRLATVLSRGNLICGVSGELPGFSFVGQDGKYSGLDVDVCRAIAAALFDNPNAVEYRNLNAKERFTAVQTGEVDILSRNTTWTTSRDTSVGLEFAPVVFYDGQGIMVKQASNIKTLADLRNKSICIQIGTTTEQNLTDQMQKRGIPYKPVVFEDVNTTFATYAEGRCDGVTADRSQLVSRRTTLPNPSEHIILDETLSKEPLAPAIAGGDITWADVVRWTVFTLFEAEELGITSQNLAQFSNSKDPGVRRFLGLEGDLGKGMGISNDFAARIVKHVGNYGEIYDRNLGPQTKLNLPRGQNNLWTKGGLLFSPPFR; encoded by the coding sequence ATGCATCGATGGAGTTTTCGGATTCTTGCTGGTTTAGTTGCAATTGCTCTAGTCAGTTGCGGTGACTCTCCTCAAACCGGAGATGGCAAACCCAGTGGACGACTTGCTACAGTTTTAAGTCGAGGTAATTTAATTTGTGGTGTGAGTGGAGAATTGCCCGGATTTAGCTTTGTAGGGCAGGACGGCAAATACTCTGGATTAGATGTGGATGTGTGCCGGGCGATCGCGGCTGCCCTATTTGACAATCCCAATGCCGTTGAGTATCGGAATCTGAATGCCAAAGAACGGTTTACGGCAGTGCAAACGGGGGAAGTAGATATCCTCAGTCGCAATACCACCTGGACAACCAGCCGCGATACTTCCGTGGGGTTAGAGTTTGCCCCTGTGGTGTTTTATGACGGGCAGGGGATTATGGTAAAGCAAGCCAGCAATATTAAAACCCTGGCAGACTTAAGAAATAAATCAATTTGCATTCAGATTGGCACAACGACGGAACAAAATCTGACGGATCAAATGCAAAAGCGAGGCATTCCTTACAAACCAGTGGTGTTTGAGGATGTTAACACAACTTTTGCTACTTATGCCGAAGGGCGCTGTGATGGTGTCACGGCTGATCGCTCTCAGTTAGTTTCTCGACGCACGACCCTGCCTAACCCCTCAGAACACATTATTTTGGATGAAACTTTGTCGAAAGAGCCGCTGGCTCCCGCGATCGCCGGAGGAGACATTACCTGGGCTGATGTGGTTCGCTGGACGGTATTTACCCTGTTTGAAGCGGAAGAACTGGGAATCACCTCTCAAAATTTGGCGCAATTCTCCAACAGCAAAGATCCTGGAGTGCGGCGCTTTTTAGGGCTGGAAGGAGATTTGGGTAAGGGCATGGGCATTTCTAACGATTTTGCTGCTCGAATTGTGAAGCACGTGGGCAACTATGGCGAGATCTACGATCGTAATTTAGGACCGCAAACAAAACTGAATCTGCCCCGTGGGCAAAATAACTTGTGGACAAAAGGCGGATTATTGTTTTCACCACCATTCCGTTGA
- a CDS encoding putative aspartyl protease (IMG reference gene:2510094518~PFAM: Retroviral aspartyl protease) — protein MAGSAALTVLTIGGKDITAPAVAQDDACYMVNSSGKRVNLGKLCRGGMAQPAARGYFLARIKRRDGGTPVIDVTFNGNRTYEMLVDTGASGTLITRSMAQALNIPIVGAGRFTMADGRNIIMPVGRINSITVDGATVRNLNVAIANDSAEGLLGSDFLGNYDIKIKRDVVEFYPR, from the coding sequence ATGGCAGGCTCTGCCGCTCTAACCGTTCTCACTATTGGAGGGAAGGACATCACTGCTCCAGCGGTAGCTCAGGACGATGCTTGCTACATGGTTAATTCCTCTGGTAAACGAGTGAATCTTGGTAAGTTGTGTCGGGGTGGTATGGCTCAACCAGCCGCCAGAGGGTATTTTCTGGCTCGCATTAAACGCCGCGATGGAGGTACTCCTGTGATTGATGTCACATTCAATGGCAACCGCACTTACGAAATGTTGGTAGACACGGGAGCCAGCGGTACCTTGATTACTCGCTCAATGGCACAGGCGCTGAATATTCCCATCGTTGGAGCGGGACGGTTTACGATGGCAGACGGCAGAAACATCATCATGCCCGTAGGTCGGATTAACTCGATTACTGTAGATGGGGCAACGGTAAGAAACCTTAACGTGGCGATCGCCAACGACTCTGCTGAAGGTCTTTTAGGCAGTGATTTTTTAGGCAACTACGACATTAAAATCAAACGAGATGTCGTGGAATTTTATCCCCGCTAA